AAGGCAACATCCAGAAAAGATCTACAGAAAGAGTTGGATGGATCAGGTGAggtgaaaatgtttgtttaaaaaaaaacaaaaaacaaaaaaacagctgcTTGAACAAAAACAGAGATGTTTTGATAACCCTAAAGTGTTTACACTTGTTGGAAAAATCAACTAATGAATAACTTGCTTATAGCtgtctgtgtgtaataagcTGGGATTGAAAATCTAACATTATATGCACATTTTCAgctgatgaagatgatgatgatgatgatgatggtgatgataaagaagaagaaaatgaaATTCTGGACAAGTACATGGAGGGCAtcaaagatgatgatgatgatgatgatgatgaggaggaggatgaggacGGTGATGACAatgaggaagatgatgatgatgaagtgGGTGACCATGATGATGAAGGTGATGTCGAGGTGGATCTCAATGTAGACGATAGCTCACAGATGTCCAGCTTGGTCTCTAAAATGAAGGGCACAGACTTTATGAAACTCACAGAGGGCATGGATGATCTGGGAGACAGTGAGGAAGAAGATGACTCAGCAGCCAGTGGAGGAGAGAGTGAGGTAGGCTCTGAGGAAGATGAAGAGGAGTCGTCAGCCTTGAGGACCTTCTCTAAAGAGAAAGTTGATGAAGAGGTCGAAAAAGGGAAAGCAGTGAAAAATCAGCTCGGTATGGATGCTTAAGCACATTCACTTATGTGctctaaaagaaataaatagcaacaatacataaaaatatcttttataagaaaattaaaaaataccaGAAAATAGTACtaaaatttaactttttaaatttttttttttcaaatctctccAGCTCTTTGGGACCTGATGCTTGAAAGGCGAATCAAAATGCAGAAAGCTCTTGTGACAGCCAATCAGCTTCCACAGCCACAGACATTCCCAGCGTTCAAGAGCAGGGGAGGGGCTGAATATGCAGAAGCTTTAAAAAATAGTAAGTGAATTGACTCCCATTTAATATTTTACCCATTTAACAGTAATATAAAaagaatgatgttttttttaatcactccTTAATCCTTTGGTAGTTGCAAATGTGCATATGTCTGAAATTTCACATAACATGGGTAAGCTTCAAGCCACAACCTTTTCTTTCCTATTTTGATGCATTAcctattagggctgggcgatatatcgcatgagattgtcacgcgcatttcgtcagtaaagccggttccctgattaccgctaaatcgccatcacctgctttcaaatggagcggcatttaatagacagagccgtagttcactgacaagccacgcaatatcgcgttcattatcgaaggcgattcatctgcgatatgaacgcgatattgcgtagcttgtcagtgatttACGGCTCTGATGTAGTGTTTTTTGTAGTGTTCTGATGTAGTAAAtgtagtgttttaaaatcggatGTCATGTATTAAAGGAttggttcacttcagaattaaaatttcctgataatttactcacccccaatgtcatccaagatgttcatgtctttcttcagtcgaaaagaaatgaaggtttttgaggaaaacattccagggtttttctccatatagtggacttcaatgtggaccaatgggttgaaggtccaaattgcagtttcagtgcagcttcaaagggctctacacaatcccagtcaaggaataagggtcttatctagcaaaatgaccagtcattttctaaaaaaattaataaataaaaatgtatatgctttttaaccacaaatgctcgtcttgaacGGCTCACGTTCACGACGTAATCACATTGAAAAGGTtgacaaaaaaaggtaaaacaaagaTGTTGGATGATTTTAAAGTTGGAGGAGTAAAttagatggagtttttcgctcTACCTTTTTGAACCAGAGTACACTGACGAAGAACCTAGATGGAGGAGACTGCTGCGGTGACACAAGCCTATTAATTCTCATGGCAGACAAAGATCAACTGAGACGTGGTGGTGCACGTGTACTCCGAACTTCAAAATCAAccaacattgttgttttaccttttgtTTGTAAAGGgtgtctttgcacgttcgctttgtaaacactgggtCGCACTACGTCACGTTACCTTTCCAACATGACTACGTGAGTAGGCCTGAAATGGaagtgatagtcttttctttcctattgtgatgtatatccaagtgaaacggcttctcaaacaagataAAATGCAGGACGGGGCTTGAatttgtccattgggaattgattggaccTTTGTCATTTGGTATTGCTGTGATCCTATGTTAGTGACCGGTTGCTGAACGAGTAGATATAGTCCCGCCCTTTTCCGATACCTCAAAAAGTTACGATTCGATCAATATTTCGATATTTTGAGCCTATTTTACACAAcgagttacatttttattaactcacaactgcaaccaaaatatataacaaacatttatttcaaaatttcacatcctGAACCCTGATTGGGACATccacaaataaaaaattcacacaGTAATCTAATGACAGCTTATGACATGACAACAGTCAAGAAAGTATTTTAGTTCTGtgctaaaatgtgtaatgtcaAAATACTGATAAACAAGGAAtacctatacacacacacataattaaaagacatttattttgaatgtaTAGCGCAGGTTTTTAATGAAGCAACAACATATTATAGGTAGGACAAAACAAGACAGGCTATTAATATTCTTTCATTGTGCAAATGTATTATAAAGGCTCTAATACAGAGTGGCACAAAGCACTTGCGCGcatcccgtgtgcagaatgatgcgcttgaaGCAACACAGAGTCACAGCGCGCGGCGCTCTTATGCGGCAGTTTATTGACCATATTCTTTCAGTGACAGTTCCATCCCGAGTGTCTTTCACAAGTTCTGAAAGGTAGTTTATATGAGAATGCATAGACtgatattgtgtgaaaatgtggaGAGTGTTAAAACAAAGGTGCCTCTATAATTAGCCCACAGGTATCGATTTTTTACGCATTGCATCGATGCATCGGATCGTTAGACATTAGATCGACGTATCGATCTATATCgatgtattgttacacccctagtaaacgtcatcagagaagagatatcactgcaagagggaggggaagttattttgaataaagAATATGAGGGCACgttaatttgtaaaaaaataatgatgtgcatgaataaatcatatataataaatactgaaatgtttcacaaaaaaagaaaagaaactaaaataagtattttgatttcatggtgactttaatacCATAAATGTGTTccattgctcaaagtttggtctttaaattacattttaaatggagcctattgtttaatttattggTTAACTACACTAAAGTAGTGAGATtttattaagaaattaatacttttactctGTAAGTTcactttaaattgatcaaaagtgacagtaaagatatttacgtcgttacaaaaaaatttcaaataaatgctcgtcttttgaactttctattcatcaaagaatcttgaaaaattgtatcatggtttccacataCATAAAGCAGCATgactgtttttaaacattacttATAACAAATGTAATgctcagccttggtgagcataagagacttctttcaaaaaaaaaaaaatcttacggAGCCTAAATCTTTAAAAGGTAATTTGATTTGTGTTCTCCTAAAAGATGGCTAACAGACATGAACAAATGGCATGCAACTCATTATCATTCTCCCATCCTGTGTCTATTTTTGATTCCACAGCCAGTGAGGAATTATACGAGTTAAATTTCTGCCTTTATTGTCATTTAAACCTGACATATTCTGTGCTGTCAACTAATATCCCCTAAGGAAGCACGGCCCTAACATCACTTGTGGTTTCTTCTGGCTCTGAGCAATTAATACATTTGTGCAATGTGCACCTTCTTTCTCAAGCAGATCTGGGTGCTTAGAGAGACTACCTGctcctcatttgcatatttattgcATTGGTCCTTTAGCCAGCGAATGATTGATGTGGGACCGTCCTCCTGAATTTTGAACAGCACGTTGCTTTGGGGTGGAAGGAGAGGGTGCTGTGCATGCATACTTTTGATTAGCTGTAAAGATGACACAATCTGTGCAACCCCACCCCCCACACCAgtccttttatttatttgctctTATTATGTAAAGTAAATTGTAGCATAGGCTTCAGGGTTTGTTTCACGGCTTGCACTGTTTCACGTATTGTTGCTGCAGAAATAGAAGTTGGCATGTTTTCTtcaaaagattttaaaacgatTCACTTGGTTTGGTTATTGCTTGTtagggttttgttttgttttgttttgttctgttttttttttttttttttcactttgtttttgGTTTGAGATTTTTTGTACTTTCCAAGTAAACTTGTTCTTACAATATTAGTCTATGGAAttgttttaagtaaaaaaaaaaattgcaatctAATTGCTTAGAAAAGTGGTTTCATACCACTTCTCGAGCACAAACTTCTAGTTGTTTCTGACAGCATTTTAAAATCGAAAAATGGCATGCTTCACCTTTAAGCTTGTTTTCTATGCCATGGAATCAGTGTCTTGTTTGATGGCTTTTGTGCCTTGGGTTATATAGAATTCATTTCTTCATGTGCTCTGATGTTTTTAAGTAGTGTAGTGCAGAAATGACTAAGATCAGAGGTGGTGAGTTGTAATGACCCTGCATTTACAGAAGTGCGCTGAACTGATGTTGTGGTCAACATGTGCTCTATGATAAGCTCGTATCTGTGTGTGGTAGGTCATAAAGCCCTGAAGGCTCTACAGAGGTCTCTGCTGGAGCTCCAAGATCTGCTGCTCTATCAAAACCCTGAAACCAGAGCTATTTCTCAGGGCAAGACCTGGGGAGCCAGCAGGTACCAAATTctgcttttaaaatatattagaaaatgttgacagaatgttcatttttgggtgaatttttCCACTTGTGGAATGATTCCACGTTTTATTAACAAAccataatttttttgtgatgtcAATCATCTATTCCAAAATTTTTGAAAATCTCAGGTTACTATTTTTTGCTTGCTTCTTACATGACTTCTTTTTCACACATAGCAGTCCTAAAAATGATGAAGAGATTAACAGTGAGGATGATATGGAAAATGGGGATGACGGCCATGAGGAAGAACAGGAAGCAGTTCGGAAAGGACCCCCCAAACGAAAACTGGAAATGGCGGAGTATCCCAAATATATGGCCAAACGCTTTGCTGATTTTCTGCCTTACCGTGATGCCACCTTGCAGAAATGGTATGACAAGACACGGCTTACAACGGGCAAGAGCAATaaggtaaaaaatatatataaaattagcaGGAGCACCTGTAACCTTAATGGGGTCATGTCATGGATTTCACAAGTTTCACTTTAGTTCACACAATATATATGcggaaaaaatattattttcaaccTTTATTGTGACCATCTGTCTGAAACGATCCGTTTTTAAGTGCCGActccttttaaagggatagttcacccaaaaatgaaaatgatgtcatcatttactcaccatcaagttgttccaaacctgtaaaaattctttgttttgttgaacacaaaggaagacattttgaagaaagtttgtaaccaggccactttggggcaccatttacttccataataggaaaaaaaaattactatggaagtcagtggtgccccagaactgtttCCCACATTCTTTAAAGCATCTTCCTTTATGTTCaacataacaaaaaaatgtatacaggtttggaacaacctgagggaatgatgacataatttaaattttttggtgaactatccctttaaggcttgACAGTAAATGgccactgttatgattggcttGGAAAAAGTATCAACGCTCGCTCGCTATTGCACGTGaggaagtgttttgaaaaaagtatCCATGTAAAATCCTCATTTACAAACAAAGAATTATGAAATAATTTACGTACAGTTTGTGATGAagctgctgtcagatccaatACAGTTGGCTGCTTTATCTTTCAACAAAAGTCTTTTTGCGAACTTTCATTACAACGTGCCTTGTTTACAAAACAATCTGCTGTcaaatgctccgaacaaacatGTATTCCTCTGGTGTTATACAGGACaccattaaaaaaattgtttccATTGCTAGAATCCTTCTAAAGTCTGTAcagtatggaagaggattagggccaagcaataataaaaaaataaaaccatctcgagattaaagttgttaaatttcgagaaaaaagtcgaaataaattgtttagaataaactcattaaattacgagaaaaaactcgttaaatttcaagaaaaaagttgagataaaatgttgaataaactcgttaaattacgagaaaaaaactcgttaaatttcgagataaaagttgagataaaatgttgagaataaagtcattaaattacgagaaaaaagtcgttaaattacgagaataaattcgttaaattatgagaaaaatgtcgttgcATTTCGagaaaagtcaagataaaatgttgagaataaactcattaaattatgagaataaagtcattaaattacgagaaaaaagttgttaaattacgagaataaattcgttaaattatgagaaaaatgtcgttccatttcgagaaaaaagtcaagataaaatgttgagaataaactcattaaattatgagaataaagtcattaaattacgagaaaaaagtcaagataaaatgttgagaataaactcattaaattatgtgaataaagtcattaaattacgagaaaaaagtcaagataaaatgttgagaataaactcattaaattatgtgaataaagtcattaaattacgagaaaaaagtcattaaattatgagaacaaattcgtaatttaacgaatttgttcttgtaatttaacaactttttttctcataatttaatgagtttattctcaacattttatctcgacttttttctcgaaatttaacgtcatttttctcataatttaacgaatttattttcgtaatttaacaacttttttctcataatttaatgactttattctcaacattttatctcgacttttttctcgaaatttaacgacatttttctcataatttaacgaatttgttcttgtaacttaacgacttttttctcgtaatttaatgactttattctcaacattttatctcgacatttttctcataatttaacgaatttgttcttgaaatttaacgagttttttctcgtaatttaatgactttattctcaacattttatctcgacttttttctcgaaatttaacaactctaatctcgagatggttttatttttttattattacttggccctaatcctcttccgtagtaaagagatgcaaatgagctgtttaaactggacgcatcaaacaaactttttttcacCCTTCCATTTCTCCTGTTGTTGACAGACTC
This DNA window, taken from Megalobrama amblycephala isolate DHTTF-2021 linkage group LG4, ASM1881202v1, whole genome shotgun sequence, encodes the following:
- the aatf gene encoding protein AATF isoform X1 produces the protein MVEVRRGTDMAASISQQLEDLLNPLPKFVDPEDDPDEETKAKVIEKFDEGDDDDEELLSGHLRRRSVAILADSDRRYSGKATSRKDLQKELDGSADEDDDDDDDGDDKEEENEILDKYMEGIKDDDDDDDDEEEDEDGDDNEEDDDDEVGDHDDEGDVEVDLNVDDSSQMSSLVSKMKGTDFMKLTEGMDDLGDSEEEDDSAASGGESEVGSEEDEEESSALRTFSKEKVDEEVEKGKAVKNQLALWDLMLERRIKMQKALVTANQLPQPQTFPAFKSRGGAEYAEALKNSHKALKALQRSLLELQDLLLYQNPETRAISQGKTWGASSSPKNDEEINSEDDMENGDDGHEEEQEAVRKGPPKRKLEMAEYPKYMAKRFADFLPYRDATLQKWYDKTRLTTGKSNKGFGAFDRNILTQVEQVLMDKERLLRRTQMRRSEYRVLGKPEPIMPEKDSSVTEGEAAELAVKANVHLKDMDEEIFDDDDFYHQLLRELIERKTSATDANDQVAMGKQWLAIQKLRSKIKKKVDTKASKGRKIRFHIHSKLMNFMAPMDNSSMSDEARSELFRSLFANGQAH
- the aatf gene encoding protein AATF isoform X2, which produces MVEVRRGTDMAASISQQLEDLLNPLPKFVDPEDDPDEETKAKVIEKFDEGDDDDEELLSGHLRRRSVAILADSDRRYSGKATSRKDLQKELDGSADEDDDDDDDGDDKEEENEILDKYMEGIKDDDDDDDDEEEDEDGDDNEEDDDDEVGDHDDEGDVEVDLNVDDSSQMSSLVSKMKGTDFMKLTEGMDDLGDSEEEDDSAASGGESEVGSEEDEEESSALRTFSKEKVDEEVEKGKAVKNQLALWDLMLERRIKMQKALVTANQLPQPQTFPAFKSRGGAEYAEALKNSHKALKALQRSLLELQDLLLYQNPETRAISQGKTWGASSPKNDEEINSEDDMENGDDGHEEEQEAVRKGPPKRKLEMAEYPKYMAKRFADFLPYRDATLQKWYDKTRLTTGKSNKGFGAFDRNILTQVEQVLMDKERLLRRTQMRRSEYRVLGKPEPIMPEKDSSVTEGEAAELAVKANVHLKDMDEEIFDDDDFYHQLLRELIERKTSATDANDQVAMGKQWLAIQKLRSKIKKKVDTKASKGRKIRFHIHSKLMNFMAPMDNSSMSDEARSELFRSLFANGQAH
- the aatf gene encoding protein AATF isoform X3 codes for the protein MVEVRRGTDMAASISQQLEDLLNPLPKFVDPEDDPDEETKAKVIEKFDEGDDDDEELLSGHLRRRSVAILADSDRRYSGKATSRKDLQKELDGSADEDDDDDDDGDDKEEENEILDKYMEGIKDDDDDDDDEEEDEDGDDNEEDDDDEVGDHDDEGDVEVDLNVDDSSQMSSLVSKMKGTDFMKLTEGMDDLGDSEEEDDSAASGGESEVGSEEDEEESSALRTFSKEKVDEEVEKGKAVKNQLALWDLMLERRIKMQKALVTANQLPQPQTFPAFKSRGGAEYAEALKNSHKALKALQRSLLELQDLLLYQNPETRAISQGKTWGASSSPKNDEEINSEDDMENGDDGHEEEQEAVRKGPPKRKLEMAEYPKYMAKRFADFLPYRDATLQKWYDKTRLTTGKSNKGFGAFDRNILTQVEQVLMDKERLLRRTQMRRSEYRVLGKPEPIMPEKDSSVTEGEAAELAVKANVHLKDMDEEIFDDDDFYHQLLRELIERKTSATDANDQVAMGKQWLAIQKLRSKIKKKVDTKASKGRKIRFHIHSKLMNFMAPMDNSSMSDEARQQ